Proteins from a single region of Gasterosteus aculeatus chromosome 20, fGasAcu3.hap1.1, whole genome shotgun sequence:
- the trmt11 gene encoding tRNA (guanine(10)-N(2))-methyltransferase TRMT11 produces the protein MATSVNRSCLTYLLHLAQDNLDFRLPEIKALLALRGKSFHPSGDFQEKTPFWCLDGLAEEDVRGVMARSVCAKSAFELWGHGQTHSELRTSLLNYPSENMSPFMHKDSTYRINVYTFNKTLEFPDRIKRIDAMDYLPFEGTVSLKSPQHIFCLLEDYGTDPNDIPEHPNYIYFGRWIADGQRELIRSHSVKNRHFIGNTSMDAGLSFIMANHAKVNENDLVFDPFVGTGSLLVACSHFRAYVCGTDIDYNTIHGRGRSSRKNQKWRGPDENIRANLRQYGTEEMYIDVMISDASKPVWREAPLFDAIITDPPYGIRESTRRTGSHKDVTKHADGIYLESHVPVSQAYHLSDIFTDLLNFSAHHLVVGGRLVYWLPVYRPEYSEETVPLHPCLRILSNCEQTLSSHTSRRLITMEKIRKPEELDGLAQFADGRFSPYQGHNAFREKYFSGLNKRCIKEDNKAVVNGQ, from the exons ATGGCGACCTCCGTCAATCGATCATGCCTCACGTATCTCTTGCATCTTGCCCAAGATAATCTGGATTTCAGATTGCCG GAGATTAAGGCCTTGCTCGCTCTCAGAGGGAAATCATTCCATCCGAGTGGAGACTTCCAAGAAAAG ACTCCTTTCTGGTGCCTGGATGGTTTGGCTGAGGAGGATGTCCGCGGAGTCATGGCCAGATCTGTTTGTGCAAA GTCTGCTTTTGAACTTTGGGGccatggacaaacacacagtgaacTCAGAACATCCCTCTTGAACTACCCATCAGAGAACATG TCACCATTCATGCACAAAGACTCAACTTACAGAATCAATGTCTACACTTTCAACAAGACTCTGGAGTTCCCTGACAGAATCAAAAGGATTGAT GCTATGGATTATCTTCCGTTTGAAGGAACAGTGAGCCTAAAGAGCCCTCAGCACATCTTCTGTTTGTTGGAGGATTACGGCACAGACCCCAACGACATCCCTGAACATCCAAACTACATCTATTTCGGCCGATGG ATAGCAGATGGACAACGTGAACTGATCCGCTCTCACAGTGTGAAGAACAGACACTTCATAGGGAACACTAGTATGGATGCTGGGCTCTCATTTATTATGGCCAACCACGCCAAGGTCAATGAGAATGACCTTGTTTTTGACCCGTTTGTTGGCACAG GGAGCCTGTTGGTAGCATGTTCTCATTTTAGAGCCTACGTCTGTGGAACGGATATCGATTACAACACTATTCATGGCAGAG GTCGCTCAAGCCGTAAAAACCAGAAGTGGCGAGGACCGGATGAGAATATCAGAGCCAACCTGCGGCAGTATGGAACAGAGGAGATGTACATAGATGTGATGATATCTGATGCATCCAAGCCTGTGTGGAGGGAGGCACCTCTGTTTGATGCCATCATTACTGATC CGCCGTACGGGATCCGAGAATCCACGAGGAGAACAGGCTCCCACAAAGATGTCACCAAACACGCTGACGGCAT CTACCTGGAGTCTCACGTGCCGGTCTCACAGGCGTACCACCTCAGTGACATCTTCACAGATCTGTTGAACTTCTCTGCCCACCACCTGGTTGTGGGTGGGAGGCTCGTCTATTGGCTGCCCGTCTACAGACCAGA GTACTCTGAGGAAACGGTACCACTTCACCCGTGTCTCCGTATCCTCAGTAACTGTGAGCAGACACTCTCCAGCCACACGTCTCGACGCTTGATCACCATGGAGAAGATCAGGAAGCCGGAG GAATTAGACGGCTTGGCTCAGTTTGCAGACGGGCGTTTCAGTCCTTACCAGGGACACAACGCCTTCAGAGAAAAGTATTTCAGTGGACTCAACAAGAGGTGCATCAAGGAGGACAACAAAGCTGTTGTCAATGGACAATGA
- the LOC120810995 gene encoding actin-binding Rho-activating protein, with protein sequence MGTNSQSDIMETEEDITDPAKFSNDTAACMVSVKGLKENWQKWCDEHQEYQKHNPFSQDIRPSVTVPQRGHGDYGRPLQGSVTAQRGKDAHTHISRELEELCDVMRNIGQPGDREGDGSSSDGRVVTVEFGELFEHYVTISNKLVGILLRARKQGLVDFEGEMLWQGRDDHTVITLWQ encoded by the coding sequence ATGGGGACAAACAGCCAGAGTGACATCATGGAAACTGAAGAAGACATTACAGATCCTGCTAAGTTTAGCAATGACACAGCAGCGTGCATGGTTTCTGTGAAAGGCCTGAAGGAAAACTGGCAGAAGTGGTGCGATGAACACCAGGAGTACCAGAAGCACAACCCCTTCAGTCAGGACATCAGACCCAGTGTAACGGTCCCTCAGAGAGGGCACGGCGACTACGGGAGACCACTGCAGGGGTCCGTGACAGCGCAGCGGGGGAaggatgctcacacacacatcagcagagagctTGAGGAGCTGTGTGATGTGATGAGAAACATCGGACAGCCCGGGgacagagaaggagatggaAGCAGCAGCGATGGGAGAGTCGTCACTGTGGAATTCGGGGAACTGTTTGAGCATTATGTGACGATCTCTAATAAACTAGTGGGGATTCTTTTAAGAGCGAGGAAGCAGGGGCTGGTTGACTTTGAGGGGGAGATGTTGTGGCAGGGGAGGGACGACCATACTGTTATCACTCTGTGGCAGTGA